One window from the genome of Bacillus rossius redtenbacheri isolate Brsri chromosome 10, Brsri_v3, whole genome shotgun sequence encodes:
- the LOC134535739 gene encoding zinc finger BED domain-containing protein 4-like, protein MATREKRSEVWKHFTTSQEDDSKAICLYCGAVISRGGSCRSSYTTTNMLHHVKTRHPQQFAFAESTSQACSTEREHSVAGPSQKKVKVSLLQPTLQDVVEKKLLYNSNDPRAQEFTTLIAEMICVDMQPYDIVNNDGFGRLMSKAVPRYNIPSRKHMADTVIPKMYEKVKNKVRERLSNLDNVAVTTDLWTSEASSQMNDFISVTAHGAELSQKVHFCLEVLPFDGDLHTAVNIADNLLHIFEDWEIGYKVCAVVTDNASNMKCAVRDHLKLPNIPCLAHSVQLVLKDGLLNQRPVRELLAAFRSIVGHFSHSTAAKKILVDAQKKVNEPQHVLIQDIATRWDSTLHMLRRLVEQRLSITVALQNCSKFRCQITAENWLLAEQLVDLLTYFEDVTKTVSSEKASVADAIPLVNSLNHMLEMKIMEVKAVKDATKSFATDLKHSLGSRLGEL, encoded by the coding sequence ATGGCGACGCGGGAAAAgagaagtgaagtgtggaaacattttactACAAGCCAAGAAGACGATAGTAAAGCAATATGTTTATATTGTGGTGCTGTAATATCACGTGGTGGTTCTTGCCGATCAAGCTACACAACCACCAACATGTTGCATCATGTTAAGACACGGCATCCTCAGCAATTTGCATTTGCAGAAAGTACAAGCCAGGCGTGTTCTACTGAGAGGGAACATTCGGTTGCTGGCCCTTCTCAGAAGAAAGTTAAAGTAAGTCTACTTCAACCAACACTGCAAGACGTAGTCGAAAAGAAATTACTGTACAATTCCAATGATCCACGAGCTCAGGAATTTACCACATTGATTGCTGAAATGATATGTGTAGACATGCAACCATATGACATTGTGAATAATGATGGTTTTGGGCGTCTCATGTCTAAAGCAGTTCCGAGATACAACATTCCTTCAAGGAAACACATGGCCGATACAGTAATTCCAAAAATGTATGAgaaagtgaaaaataaagttaGAGAGAGACTTTCTAATCTTGACAATGTTGCTGTCACAACAGATTTGTGGACAAGTGAGGCTTCGTCTCAGATGAATGATTTCATTAGTGTCACAGCCCATGGAGCAGAGCTGTCTCAGAAGGTACATTTCTGCCTTGAAGTTTTACCTTTTGATGGTGATTTGCACACTGCAGTAAACATTGCAGACAATCTCTTGCACATATTTGAAGACTGGGAGATAGGCTATAAAGTATGTGCAGTTGTTACTGATAATGCATCTAATATGAAATGTGCCGTAAGAGATCACCTCAAACTGCCTAATATTCCATGCTTAGCTCACAGTGTTCAGCTTGTACTCAAAGATGGGCTGCTGAATCAACGTCCAGTTCGTGAACTGCTTGCGGCATTCAGGAGCATTGTAGGGCATTTCAGTCATTCAACAGCAGCCAAAAAAATTCTTGTCGATGCACAGAAAAAGGTAAACGAACCTCAGCACGTACTTATTCAAGATATTGCGACACGATGGGACTCTACTCTTCATATGTTACGACGTCTTGTAGAACAGCGTCTTTCCATCACGGTTGCTCTCCAAAATTGCTCGAAGTTTAGGTGTCAGATTACAGCTGAAAATTGGTTGCTTGCCGAGCAATTAGTAGATCTTCTTACATACTTTGAAGATGTGACCAAGACAGTCAGCAGTGAAAAAGCATCTGTAGCAGATGCTATACCACTAGTCAACAGCCTAAATCACATGCTGGAAATGAAGATAATGGAGGTTAAAGCCGTTAAAGATGCCACTAAATCTTTTGCAACCGATTTGAAACATTCACTCGGCTCACGTCTTGGTGAATTGTAA